A segment of the Sulfitobacter sp. D7 genome:
GACAGAGCCACAGCCTTGCCCGGCAGCCACTCCAGCGTGCCATGCGCGCCGATATGCACCAGCGCGTGATGCCCCTGCGCGCGCAGCCAGAGGTAGAAGGCCACATAGGAATGGCGCGGGGTGCGGGCGAGGTCGTGATAGCTGTCTTCGCGGTCTTGCAGATCGCCGCGTTCCGGTTGCAGCGCGACCAGCGCGTTGCCGCAGGTTTGCGCGGCGAAGTGGAACGCGCCATCTTGAACCAGCGGATCATCCTCAACCGCGCCCCATGCGTCGCGAAGGTCATCGCGCAGCGTCTGTGGCAGGCTGGCCAAGGCGGCGTGGTAGTCGGCAAGCGGCCAAGAGATGCGCTGTTCGGTGAGGCTGCGGCCAAAACCGATCTGCGGCGTGACGCTATAGCCCTCGCCCGCCAGCCGCATCAGCATATCTTCGACACTGGCCAGCGCATCAAGCCCGACCGCGTGGGCAAGTTGATCGTCCCGCCCCGGATAGGTCGAGAGCACCAGTGCCAGTTTGCGCGCGTCCGCAGGGGTCTGCGCCAGACGATGCCAGCCCAGCACACGCGCCACGACGGCGGCGATGCGGGCATCCTCGGCCCGGTGGGCAAAGCGGGAATATTGCAGATCGGGGTCGCGTTTTTCGGGGCTTTTGAAACTGACGACGCCGGTGAAAATACGGCCATCCACCTCGGGCAGGACCACATGCATGGCCAGATCGGCGGGCGAAAGGCCGCGCTCGCTCTCGTCCCAATCACGCCGCCGCGCGGTTGAAAGTGCCACTTGGAACACCGGGCAGCCCGGCACGTCGAGCGGGGAGCTGCCGTCATCCCCACGGCCCGAAAAAGCGGTGGCGTTGATGATTGAAACCGGCTCCATCGCGGCCAATGCATCGTCCAAAAAGCTCCGCGCGGGATCGGATTTCAGCGAGGGGACAAACAGCCCGATGGCATTCAGCTCCGCCGCCCGCAAGGCGCGGATCAGTGCATCGACGGGCGCGGTATCGGCGGCCAGAAGGTAGCTGCGGTAAAATGTGACAGCGACAGTATCGCCCGCCGCATCGGCAAAAGGCACGACGCCTTGATCAGGGTCGTAATAACCGCAGTCAGGCACCGTTTTCGTGCCCATGACCGGCCCGGCATAGAAGCCCGCCGCCAGTGCCATCTGCGCCAGCGCGGCCTGCGCCGCCACCGGGCCGCCCGCGTCACAGAGATGCGCAAGACGGCGGAGCGTGGAAACCGGCAAAGTCGAATGCGCGTCGAGCCCCGGGTCTTCGCGCCCATCGGCAGGCAGCACGGCCAGCGCGATGTCATTGCGGCGGGCGAAATCTTGGACCTGCATGATGCCGTAGGGCCAATAGTTCTCGCCCCCGATGAGGCGGATCAGGATGCCCTTGGCCCCGGTCAACGTCTGTTCGATGTAGTTGTCGACCGACGCAGGGTGCCGCAACGCCACAAGGTTGCACAGCCGCAGGGAGGGCAGCTTGCCCTCCTTGCCGCCGCCGCGATGCCAGCCTGCCGCGAAAGCGCCCAGATCACTGTCGGAAAACGACAGCACCACCAGATCAGCAGGCGTTTGGCCCGGATCATAGGGGGTGTCGGTATCCTCCAACCCGTGGCTTTCGCGAAAGACGACATGCATGCGCGGTTAGGCTCCCAATACGTCGCGGATCGCGGCGAGGTTGATGTCGTCATGTTCCGCGATGACCACCAAATGCCCCGCGCGCGGGTCGCTGCCCCAAGGGCGGTCGAACTGCTGACGCACCCGCGCACCCACGGCCTGCACCAACAGGCGCATTGGCTTGCCCTCGACAGCGACATAACCCTTCACGCGCAGGATGTTCTGCTCGCGCGCGAGCCGCTCGATTGAGGCGACCAGCGCCTCGACATCCGCCACTTCCGGCATCGGGATCACCACGGTTTCGAAATCGTCATGCTCGTGATCGTCGTGGCCATCGTGGTGCGAGGGGCGCGCGGCGAGGTCGTCTTCGGCAGCGGCGTTGAGGCCCAGCACGACCTTGGGGTCGATCACGCCCTCGGTCATCTCCAGGATCGGAATTTCGCGCGGGCTCTCCGCTTCGATCACCTTGCGGGCCTTGGCGAGG
Coding sequences within it:
- the cobN gene encoding cobaltochelatase subunit CobN; amino-acid sequence: MHVVFRESHGLEDTDTPYDPGQTPADLVVLSFSDSDLGAFAAGWHRGGGKEGKLPSLRLCNLVALRHPASVDNYIEQTLTGAKGILIRLIGGENYWPYGIMQVQDFARRNDIALAVLPADGREDPGLDAHSTLPVSTLRRLAHLCDAGGPVAAQAALAQMALAAGFYAGPVMGTKTVPDCGYYDPDQGVVPFADAAGDTVAVTFYRSYLLAADTAPVDALIRALRAAELNAIGLFVPSLKSDPARSFLDDALAAMEPVSIINATAFSGRGDDGSSPLDVPGCPVFQVALSTARRRDWDESERGLSPADLAMHVVLPEVDGRIFTGVVSFKSPEKRDPDLQYSRFAHRAEDARIAAVVARVLGWHRLAQTPADARKLALVLSTYPGRDDQLAHAVGLDALASVEDMLMRLAGEGYSVTPQIGFGRSLTEQRISWPLADYHAALASLPQTLRDDLRDAWGAVEDDPLVQDGAFHFAAQTCGNALVALQPERGDLQDREDSYHDLARTPRHSYVAFYLWLRAQGHHALVHIGAHGTLEWLPGKAVALSDDCWPEALTGDLPVIYPFIVNDPGEAAQAKRRIGAVTLGHLPPPLKDSETPEGLLRLERLLDEYSTADGLDPARRDRLVDTIRAEAQAAGVEDDLGLDAASSAAEALTRIDRFVCDIKESQYGDGLHIFGAGEGEWDGLLTALAGRRVTAGPSGSPYRGRSDVLPTGRNLYAVDPRGVPSRAAHAQGVKLAEELLRRHLQDNGDWPRGLVIDLWGSATMRTAGEEVAMAMHLAGLAPKWDDGSERVSGFEVLPLTLLDRPRIDVTLRISGLFRDVFPGLGQIFEAGSAALAEREEAPDMNPYLTRTPRVFGPKPGLYGVNMEAALQDYSDAGRAAAGEAWLSGSEWAINAQGEAHKDRAALEAQLHRADGFAHVQDLAESDILLASDYASHEGGFAAAMAHLGAQKPAMYHLDHTRAGSPRARSMPEEIARVVRARAANPGWASGMMRHGFRGAAEVAATLDNLAAFAHLTREVPAHLFDLYFDATLGRDDLVAFMEAENPAALQAMRDRFAALRDAGLWMTRRNSISATLDGVE